In Candidatus Abyssobacteria bacterium SURF_5, the genomic stretch ATGGCGGTGGCATTTATTGCGTGTTCTCCTCATCGCCAATTATAACCAATTGTATTTTCACGGAAAACTGGACTAATCATAGTGGTGGGGGAATCCATTTAACCGCCGGTTCATCCGCGAAAATCAGCAACTGTATCATCAACAATAATGTCGCCCATATTTATCATGGCGGTGGCATTGTTTGTGCTGACCATTCTTCACCAACTATTCTTAACTGCACTATCAGCGGAAATTCTGCTAGTAGTCAAGGTGGTGGTATTTACTGCAGGGACCCCTCATCACCGATTATTAGTAACTGTACAATAAGTGATAATACCGCTGGGGTTACATCCGGAGGGCTTTATTCGGAGAATTCCTCACCTGCTGTGAATGGTTGCATTTTTTGGCAGGATGCTGCACCTACTGCACCTGAGATAGGCCTTTATCTTTTTGCTTCAGTTACTGTAGCTTTTAGTGACATCGAAGGCGGTGCGATGGCTGTGTATGCGGACTCCGGCTCTACATTGGACTGGGAATCTGGGAATATAGATGCCGATCCGCTTTTTATGGGCGCTAGTGACTACCACTTAAGCATTGGCTCGCCCTGTATTGATGCGGGTATTGATATTGGTATATATGAGGATATAGACGGCGATATCCGGCCACAAGGCGAAGGCTTTGATATCGGAGCCGATGAATTCGTATTTGCTCCCTCCCTGTTACAGATAAATCTCCAATCGCCCACCGATGGCAGCATCTTATCTGCTCCTCCCATCTTCACTTGGATTGCGGACGCTGGCGAAAGTAATGCTTATGCGGTCGATTTCTCATTGCCGCCCCTCGTCCCATTCTGGTCCACATATGAAAACATGCATCTGATCATCTATGACACCACGTGGACAATGCCGCTTTGGATGTGGGACCGAATTCCATCGGGGAAGCGGGTTTACTGGCGAGTGCGAGGCGTGGATTTGAGTCTTAAGCCGCTATCGGTCATAGAGAGCGATGAGGTCTGGTCGTTTTATAAGGAGTAAAGGGCGGTTTCTAGGGTGAGAGAGCGTGAAATGCTGGATACGTGCCACATAAAAGGTGCGTGCTCTTTCAAGTCAATGAGTAATCGAAGCATCTTCAAACATTCTCTTCTATTTCTCACGTTGCTTCTAGCCTTGCTGCCACCCCTTCTGCTTTCACCTGAAACTGTGACCGCGGATATTCTGAAGACGGGACAGGGGCTGGAATTTAAAGGGAAATGTCTTGGAGTGAAAGGAAAATATCTCCATTTCCGAACAGAAGAAGGAATAGTGCTCAAGTTTAGCCCTGACAAAGTGTCTGTTGAAATTGAAACCACTCCCGATGACGCCCCTTCTGATTCTCCACCGGTTGATGCCAAGGCAATGCGAGAGAATGCGACAGTACCGGAGGATGTTCCCTATACAGTTACGGCGTCGACGAGTGAGTATGAGGAAGTGGTTCTGCAAACAGGTGGCACGGTGAAAGGTTTGATCGAATCTATCACTGATGAAGAGTTGGAAATGAGTGTCATAACCGGTAAAAGCTCCATTGCCAATGCGACTTTTCCGATAGATCAGATCTGTGGAATCAAAAGGCTCACAGAGTCTTCAAGGGAGAAATTGAAAGAGAACATTCAATGGATAAGGCGGACCGGACCTGGCGGAGAGTCATTTAAAAGAGTTGGTCAGCCCGAACGTGGTTATGACCCAGTTGTTGGTGAATGTTGGAAACTCACGACCGCACATTTTCACATAGCTGGTGAATCTGCTGAATCTTTTATCAGGGCCATTGCACTGAGAATGGAGCAGATGTTTGAGGCATATCATTCCTATTTCAACGTGCCAGTGTCAAACGAGCCTTTTGTAAAGATTCTGATTTTCCCTTCATACACGAAATATGCCAGGTCTATGGAAGCAAACAAGCAATTAGCTTCTCCCAGGGTTGCGGGATTTTATGTGCCTGACTTGAATATGATTGTCACTCATCAAGA encodes the following:
- a CDS encoding DUF1570 domain-containing protein; protein product: MLDTCHIKGACSFKSMSNRSIFKHSLLFLTLLLALLPPLLLSPETVTADILKTGQGLEFKGKCLGVKGKYLHFRTEEGIVLKFSPDKVSVEIETTPDDAPSDSPPVDAKAMRENATVPEDVPYTVTASTSEYEEVVLQTGGTVKGLIESITDEELEMSVITGKSSIANATFPIDQICGIKRLTESSREKLKENIQWIRRTGPGGESFKRVGQPERGYDPVVGECWKLTTAHFHIAGESAESFIRAIALRMEQMFEAYHSYFNVPVSNEPFVKILIFPSYTKYARSMEANKQLASPRVAGFYVPDLNMIVTHQEYENFAAEAETYVCAIAEIERKIASLREVVDAMDGTALTEAKEERRDIAERERAIKKYADDQIYRLNENSKDMDPSEYNRRRDQIEEWRRKELDAINKEWRLSKENYGRTQESIRELDILISQRESLLDRERRFCRSLLIEFEKSQLQTLYHEAWHAYVDHVIKRDQENAGLPLWLEEGLAEFFSNSEINVAEVLVPRIAKGRLITLKLAGNDGLIPLRQLVRYTKKEGYAEQAELFYAQSWGFIYYLNEKFDLRNEDLLLQYIDDLEQEGDPINAFESTFEMNLDVIEKDFKAWILSRPIE